The following are encoded together in the Chlorocebus sabaeus isolate Y175 chromosome 20, mChlSab1.0.hap1, whole genome shotgun sequence genome:
- the PLA2G5 gene encoding phospholipase A2 group V isoform X4, translating into MPGGAGGLVQGEPWARCEILDRAPFPSMPQFPVCVPAVQGGLLDLKSMIEKVTGKNALTNYGFYGCYCGWGGQGTPKDGTDRVSLVTQAGVQWCDLSSLHPRPSVLRCCWVHDHCYGRLEEKGCNIRIQSYKYRFAWGLVTCDSVLAPVGTLS; encoded by the exons ATGCCGGGAGGAGCTGGAGGCCTGGTGCAGGGAGAGCCTTGGGCTCGCTGTGAAATCCTGGACAGGGCACCTTTTccctctatgcctcagtttcccgttT GTGTGCCTGCTGTGCAAGGAGGCTTGCTGGACCTAAAATCGATGATCGAGAAGGTGACAGGGAAGAACGCCCTGACAAACTATGGCTTCTACGGCTGTTACTGTGGCTGGGGCGGCCAAGGAACCCCCAAGGATGGCACTGATAG ggtctcactggttacccaggctggagtgcaatggtgcgatctcagctcactgcatcctcgaccttctgtgctcag GTGCTGTTGGGTGCATGACCACTGCTATGGGCGGCTGGAGGAGAAGGGCTGCAACATTCGGATACAGTCCTACAAATACAGATTCGCGTGGGGCCTGGTCACCTGCG aCAGCGTCCTGGCTCCAGTTGGAACACTTTCCTGA
- the PLA2G5 gene encoding phospholipase A2 group V isoform X3, translated as MPGGAGGLVQGEPWARCEILDRAPFPSMPQFPVCVPAVQGGLLDLKSMIEKVTGKNALTNYGFYGCYCGWGGQGTPKDGTDRCCWVHDHCYGRLEEKGCNIRIQSYKYRFAWGLVTCEPGPFCHVQLCACDRKLVYCLKRNLWSYNPQYQYFPNILCS; from the exons ATGCCGGGAGGAGCTGGAGGCCTGGTGCAGGGAGAGCCTTGGGCTCGCTGTGAAATCCTGGACAGGGCACCTTTTccctctatgcctcagtttcccgttT GTGTGCCTGCTGTGCAAGGAGGCTTGCTGGACCTAAAATCGATGATCGAGAAGGTGACAGGGAAGAACGCCCTGACAAACTATGGCTTCTACGGCTGTTACTGTGGCTGGGGCGGCCAAGGAACCCCCAAGGATGGCACTGATAG GTGCTGTTGGGTGCATGACCACTGCTATGGGCGGCTGGAGGAGAAGGGCTGCAACATTCGGATACAGTCCTACAAATACAGATTCGCGTGGGGCCTGGTCACCTGCG AGCCCGGGCCCTTCTGCCACGTGCAGCTCTGTGCCTGTGACCGGAAGCTCGTCTACTGCCTCAAGAGAAACCTATGGAGCTACAACCCACAGTACCAATACTTTCCCAACATCCTCTGCTCCTAG
- the PLA2G5 gene encoding phospholipase A2 group V isoform X6: MIEKVTGKNALTNYGFYGCYCGWGGQGTPKDGTDRVSLVTQAGVQWCDLSSLHPRPSVLRCCWVHDHCYGRLEEKGCNIRIQSYKYRFAWGLVTCEPGPFCHVQLCACDRKLVYCLKRNLWSYNPQYQYFPNILCS, from the exons ATGATCGAGAAGGTGACAGGGAAGAACGCCCTGACAAACTATGGCTTCTACGGCTGTTACTGTGGCTGGGGCGGCCAAGGAACCCCCAAGGATGGCACTGATAG ggtctcactggttacccaggctggagtgcaatggtgcgatctcagctcactgcatcctcgaccttctgtgctcag GTGCTGTTGGGTGCATGACCACTGCTATGGGCGGCTGGAGGAGAAGGGCTGCAACATTCGGATACAGTCCTACAAATACAGATTCGCGTGGGGCCTGGTCACCTGCG AGCCCGGGCCCTTCTGCCACGTGCAGCTCTGTGCCTGTGACCGGAAGCTCGTCTACTGCCTCAAGAGAAACCTATGGAGCTACAACCCACAGTACCAATACTTTCCCAACATCCTCTGCTCCTAG
- the PLA2G5 gene encoding phospholipase A2 group V isoform X2: MKGFLPLAWFLACSVPAVQGGLLDLKSMIEKVTGKNALTNYGFYGCYCGWGGQGTPKDGTDRVSLVTQAGVQWCDLSSLHPRPSVLRCCWVHDHCYGRLEEKGCNIRIQSYKYRFAWGLVTCEPGPFCHVQLCACDRKLVYCLKRNLWSYNPQYQYFPNILCS; encoded by the exons ATGAAGGGCTTCCTCCCACTGGCTTGGTTCCTGGCTTGTA GTGTGCCTGCTGTGCAAGGAGGCTTGCTGGACCTAAAATCGATGATCGAGAAGGTGACAGGGAAGAACGCCCTGACAAACTATGGCTTCTACGGCTGTTACTGTGGCTGGGGCGGCCAAGGAACCCCCAAGGATGGCACTGATAG ggtctcactggttacccaggctggagtgcaatggtgcgatctcagctcactgcatcctcgaccttctgtgctcag GTGCTGTTGGGTGCATGACCACTGCTATGGGCGGCTGGAGGAGAAGGGCTGCAACATTCGGATACAGTCCTACAAATACAGATTCGCGTGGGGCCTGGTCACCTGCG AGCCCGGGCCCTTCTGCCACGTGCAGCTCTGTGCCTGTGACCGGAAGCTCGTCTACTGCCTCAAGAGAAACCTATGGAGCTACAACCCACAGTACCAATACTTTCCCAACATCCTCTGCTCCTAG
- the PLA2G5 gene encoding phospholipase A2 group V isoform X5 yields the protein MKGFLPLAWFLACSVPAVQGGLLDLKSMIEKVTGKNALTNYGFYGCYCGWGGQGTPKDGTDRCCWVHDHCYGRLEEKGCNIRIQSYKYRFAWGLVTCEPGPFCHVQLCACDRKLVYCLKRNLWSYNPQYQYFPNILCS from the exons ATGAAGGGCTTCCTCCCACTGGCTTGGTTCCTGGCTTGTA GTGTGCCTGCTGTGCAAGGAGGCTTGCTGGACCTAAAATCGATGATCGAGAAGGTGACAGGGAAGAACGCCCTGACAAACTATGGCTTCTACGGCTGTTACTGTGGCTGGGGCGGCCAAGGAACCCCCAAGGATGGCACTGATAG GTGCTGTTGGGTGCATGACCACTGCTATGGGCGGCTGGAGGAGAAGGGCTGCAACATTCGGATACAGTCCTACAAATACAGATTCGCGTGGGGCCTGGTCACCTGCG AGCCCGGGCCCTTCTGCCACGTGCAGCTCTGTGCCTGTGACCGGAAGCTCGTCTACTGCCTCAAGAGAAACCTATGGAGCTACAACCCACAGTACCAATACTTTCCCAACATCCTCTGCTCCTAG
- the PLA2G5 gene encoding phospholipase A2 group V isoform X1: protein MPGGAGGLVQGEPWARCEILDRAPFPSMPQFPVCVPAVQGGLLDLKSMIEKVTGKNALTNYGFYGCYCGWGGQGTPKDGTDRVSLVTQAGVQWCDLSSLHPRPSVLRCCWVHDHCYGRLEEKGCNIRIQSYKYRFAWGLVTCEPGPFCHVQLCACDRKLVYCLKRNLWSYNPQYQYFPNILCS from the exons ATGCCGGGAGGAGCTGGAGGCCTGGTGCAGGGAGAGCCTTGGGCTCGCTGTGAAATCCTGGACAGGGCACCTTTTccctctatgcctcagtttcccgttT GTGTGCCTGCTGTGCAAGGAGGCTTGCTGGACCTAAAATCGATGATCGAGAAGGTGACAGGGAAGAACGCCCTGACAAACTATGGCTTCTACGGCTGTTACTGTGGCTGGGGCGGCCAAGGAACCCCCAAGGATGGCACTGATAG ggtctcactggttacccaggctggagtgcaatggtgcgatctcagctcactgcatcctcgaccttctgtgctcag GTGCTGTTGGGTGCATGACCACTGCTATGGGCGGCTGGAGGAGAAGGGCTGCAACATTCGGATACAGTCCTACAAATACAGATTCGCGTGGGGCCTGGTCACCTGCG AGCCCGGGCCCTTCTGCCACGTGCAGCTCTGTGCCTGTGACCGGAAGCTCGTCTACTGCCTCAAGAGAAACCTATGGAGCTACAACCCACAGTACCAATACTTTCCCAACATCCTCTGCTCCTAG